A genomic segment from Syntrophotalea acetylenivorans encodes:
- the gspG gene encoding type II secretion system major pseudopilin GspG, whose translation MNRHIGKCQRGFTLIEILVVVTILGILAAIVVPRILERPEQARRTKATVDIKGIEESLGLFKLDNGFYPSTEQGLQALVVKPETGRIPGRYPEDAYLKKVPIDPWGSPYIYLSPGVHDRYDIISYGADGEPGGEGNDADVNSWELD comes from the coding sequence ATGAATCGACATATCGGCAAATGCCAACGGGGATTCACCCTTATCGAAATCCTGGTAGTGGTCACCATTCTCGGCATTCTCGCCGCGATCGTGGTCCCGCGCATCCTCGAACGTCCGGAGCAAGCCCGGCGCACCAAGGCTACCGTAGACATCAAGGGGATTGAAGAGTCCCTCGGTCTGTTTAAGCTCGACAACGGCTTTTACCCCTCCACCGAGCAGGGTCTGCAGGCCCTGGTGGTGAAACCCGAGACGGGACGCATCCCGGGTCGCTATCCGGAGGATGCCTATCTGAAGAAGGTCCCCATCGACCCTTGGGGCAGCCCCTATATCTACCTGTCTCCGGGTGTGCATGATCGATACGATATTATTTCCTATGGCGCCGACGGCGAACCGGGAGGCGAAGGAAACGATGCCGATGTCAATAGCTGGGAGCTGGATTAG
- the gspN gene encoding type II secretion system protein GspN, which yields MIGTTSLRRLFDQRLGWWLLAPALLIIAALISFYWAFPSRTLKARLELELAQVYGLQAQLSPPKLLFPPGLSCSQLDLSFAEPYNRSLPLRKVRISPLWFSLLGDAPGLRFRADLNGGTLNGTSRRNGQTNLLADGVTVQETLQVNGGASLQGVIQNSRFNGRLPLQLPGAKNLDLTLSRIRLSGLESYGVKDGSLDLGQLVLQAEGQDKTLRLKKLSLQGGVLEGSGKGTIMIGASPATSRLNLTLELRPGTGLDPTLSELLSLIGSSAPNGSRRVRLSGNLQQPTLR from the coding sequence ATGATCGGCACAACATCTTTGCGGCGGCTATTCGACCAACGCCTCGGCTGGTGGCTGCTGGCTCCGGCACTGCTTATTATCGCCGCACTGATCAGCTTTTACTGGGCCTTTCCCAGTCGTACCTTAAAAGCCCGCCTGGAACTGGAACTTGCTCAGGTCTACGGTTTACAGGCGCAACTTTCACCACCGAAACTACTCTTTCCCCCCGGCCTGTCCTGCAGCCAGCTTGATTTATCCTTTGCCGAACCGTACAACCGTTCTCTGCCTTTACGAAAGGTACGAATCTCGCCCTTGTGGTTTTCATTGCTGGGCGACGCCCCTGGCCTGCGCTTTCGCGCCGACCTGAATGGTGGCACCCTCAACGGAACCTCCCGCCGTAACGGCCAGACTAACCTTCTGGCCGACGGGGTAACCGTACAGGAAACGTTGCAGGTCAATGGTGGAGCGTCACTTCAGGGAGTAATACAGAACAGCCGCTTCAACGGCCGGCTACCGCTACAACTACCGGGCGCTAAAAACCTTGACCTGACCCTCAGCCGGATACGGCTTTCCGGCTTGGAGTCCTATGGTGTAAAAGACGGCAGTCTCGATCTTGGTCAACTGGTATTGCAAGCCGAAGGACAGGACAAGACCCTGCGTTTGAAAAAGCTATCCCTGCAGGGCGGTGTTTTAGAAGGCAGCGGAAAGGGAACCATCATGATCGGGGCATCACCGGCCACCAGCCGGCTCAATCTGACCCTCGAACTGCGGCCCGGGACCGGTCTCGACCCGACATTGAGCGAACTACTATCGTTAATCGGCAGCAGCGCTCCAAATGGCAGCCGCCGCGTGCGCCTGTCAGGCAACCTGCAGCAGCCGACCCTTCGTTAA
- the trpS gene encoding tryptophan--tRNA ligase: MRVLSGIQPSGSLHLGNYFGMMKKMIDYQEHQELFCFIANYHAMTSLSDGKALATGTLEAAANFLALGLDPEKSVFWVQSDVPEVQELTWILSNFTPMGLLERCHSYKDKIAKGIAANHGLFAYPVLMSADILLFQSETVPVGKDQKQHVEVTRDIAIKFNNHYGDTFTLPDPEIDDQVATVPGLDGQKMSKSYKNTIDLFLDDKPLRKQIMRIVTDPTPVEEPKDPDNCNVFQIYRLFLDKEQQAALRQRYLAGGLGYGEVKQELFETVRDFFAPYTERRKELLADKEALRKILADGAQKARWAASKTLRKVRKKTGLIY; encoded by the coding sequence ATGCGTGTTCTTTCCGGCATTCAGCCTTCCGGCTCCCTGCACCTGGGCAATTACTTCGGCATGATGAAGAAGATGATCGACTACCAGGAGCATCAGGAGTTGTTCTGCTTCATCGCCAATTACCACGCCATGACCAGTCTCAGCGACGGCAAAGCTCTGGCAACCGGCACCCTGGAGGCAGCCGCCAACTTCCTTGCCCTGGGCCTCGATCCGGAGAAGAGCGTCTTTTGGGTGCAGTCCGACGTTCCCGAAGTACAGGAACTGACCTGGATTCTGTCCAACTTCACTCCCATGGGGTTGCTGGAACGTTGCCACAGCTATAAAGACAAGATCGCCAAGGGGATCGCCGCCAATCATGGCTTGTTCGCCTATCCGGTGCTGATGTCCGCCGATATCCTGCTGTTTCAGAGTGAAACGGTGCCGGTGGGCAAGGACCAGAAACAACACGTCGAAGTCACCCGCGACATCGCCATCAAGTTCAACAACCACTACGGTGATACTTTCACCTTGCCGGACCCGGAGATCGACGACCAGGTGGCCACGGTGCCGGGACTGGACGGCCAGAAGATGAGCAAAAGTTACAAAAACACCATTGATCTGTTTCTCGACGACAAGCCGCTGCGTAAGCAGATTATGCGCATTGTTACCGACCCAACCCCGGTGGAGGAACCTAAAGATCCGGACAATTGCAATGTCTTTCAGATCTATCGGCTGTTTTTGGACAAAGAACAACAGGCGGCCTTGCGCCAGCGGTATCTGGCGGGTGGACTCGGTTACGGAGAGGTCAAGCAGGAGCTGTTTGAGACAGTGCGAGACTTTTTCGCTCCCTACACCGAAAGACGCAAGGAACTGCTGGCCGACAAGGAGGCCTTGCGGAAAATTCTGGCCGATGGAGCGCAGAAGGCCCGCTGGGCCGCTTCGAAAACCCTGCGCAAGGTGCGAAAAAAGACCGGCCTCATTTATTAA
- the gspI gene encoding type II secretion system minor pseudopilin GspI, giving the protein MKRPRYNTAPGGFTLLEVMIALVIVATALMALLSLGNRSIDVHDRLQKTTRATMLAQYKMAEFESSGLPEEKDAESFAAPFENYRWHFTVAETPLPSIIEVKVIVAWGNEQNNEAVDLTSFLLQ; this is encoded by the coding sequence GTGAAACGGCCTCGATACAACACTGCCCCAGGGGGATTTACCCTGCTCGAAGTGATGATCGCCCTGGTCATTGTGGCCACCGCGCTGATGGCGTTGCTGTCTTTGGGAAATCGCTCCATCGACGTCCATGATCGCCTGCAGAAGACCACGCGTGCGACCATGCTGGCCCAGTACAAAATGGCCGAATTTGAAAGTTCCGGCTTGCCTGAAGAGAAAGATGCTGAATCCTTTGCAGCACCCTTTGAAAATTATCGCTGGCACTTTACCGTCGCCGAGACACCCCTGCCATCGATTATTGAGGTGAAAGTAATTGTCGCCTGGGGCAACGAACAGAACAATGAGGCGGTCGACCTGACCTCCTTTCTGCTGCAATAA
- a CDS encoding DUF4177 domain-containing protein, translating into MVEYKVVETSLVTDEALEEILNEWTAAGWHYESIQFAMREASKRPAMAFVLFTRQSSATD; encoded by the coding sequence ATGGTGGAATACAAGGTCGTCGAAACCAGCCTGGTGACGGACGAAGCTCTGGAAGAGATCCTCAACGAGTGGACCGCAGCCGGCTGGCATTACGAAAGCATCCAGTTCGCTATGCGCGAGGCCAGCAAACGGCCGGCCATGGCATTCGTGCTTTTCACCCGTCAGAGCAGCGCAACCGATTGA
- a CDS encoding pilus assembly FimT family protein, whose product MTQNSLSRSTTRGTGHSGFTLIELAVVTLLIALFAGLTVPLLSGGGARDLRSTGRRISGMTRWCYNEAALTGLEHRLVFDLQRQVFFAQRLEADGELITLAGPGRERSPAGEAKIKDISISGRGKFSSQTVTTRVLPAGWLEETVIHLEADNKAESTVRLMPLTGISETYDGYREF is encoded by the coding sequence ATGACTCAGAATTCATTGTCACGCTCAACCACACGGGGCACTGGCCACTCCGGATTCACCCTGATCGAACTGGCGGTGGTCACCCTGCTCATCGCCCTGTTTGCCGGATTGACCGTACCACTGCTTAGCGGTGGAGGAGCAAGGGATTTACGGTCGACGGGTCGCCGCATCAGCGGCATGACACGCTGGTGCTATAACGAAGCCGCTCTTACCGGTCTGGAGCACCGGTTGGTGTTTGATCTACAACGCCAGGTATTTTTCGCTCAACGCCTGGAAGCCGATGGCGAACTGATCACCCTGGCAGGCCCCGGCCGGGAACGGTCACCGGCCGGAGAGGCCAAAATTAAAGACATCAGTATCAGTGGCCGCGGCAAGTTCAGCAGCCAGACGGTAACAACGCGCGTCTTACCCGCCGGCTGGCTGGAGGAAACGGTGATTCACCTGGAAGCGGACAATAAAGCCGAGTCGACTGTGCGCCTGATGCCTCTCACCGGGATCAGCGAAACTTACGACGGCTACCGGGAGTTTTAA
- the gspM gene encoding type II secretion system protein GspM: MNLNQFKQLSPRDRVTLLAGALIVVVLLFIFGIVAPYRAALERLDKKITSKQRQLVEVRQLSQEYQQLQQQLTASEQRLADSGDFSLLSFVEATSIRLAGRDSLTAMRPQPAATLEGFREEAVEVKLEKIRLNQLVQLLFAADSAPAPMLVKSMRIKPRFDDRDLLDVTITFASYRRSS, encoded by the coding sequence ATGAACCTGAATCAATTCAAACAGCTCAGCCCGCGAGACCGAGTGACACTGTTGGCAGGCGCTTTGATCGTCGTCGTGTTGCTGTTCATCTTCGGCATCGTCGCCCCCTATCGAGCAGCCCTTGAGCGACTCGACAAAAAAATTACCTCGAAACAACGGCAACTGGTTGAAGTTCGCCAACTGAGCCAGGAATACCAGCAATTGCAACAACAGCTCACCGCCAGCGAACAACGGTTGGCTGATAGCGGGGATTTTTCGCTGCTATCCTTCGTTGAAGCAACCAGTATCCGCCTGGCCGGGCGCGACAGCTTGACCGCCATGCGGCCGCAACCTGCTGCCACCCTGGAAGGCTTTCGTGAAGAAGCGGTCGAAGTCAAACTGGAAAAAATTCGCCTTAACCAGCTGGTACAACTCCTGTTTGCAGCCGACAGCGCACCGGCGCCGATGCTGGTCAAATCCATGCGCATCAAGCCACGCTTCGATGACCGCGATCTGCTCGACGTGACGATAACCTTTGCCAGCTATCGGAGGAGTTCATGA
- the lon gene encoding endopeptidase La, whose protein sequence is MSDEQETPENIPPVFDSADGLTDPEEGHDEFENQDALVLASDALPPTLPIILLRPRPAFPGTLVPMVLSGKQQLAMAQRASESPTKTIGFVLAKDPEEPDSEENMYQVGVVGKIMKVLHTDENSIHLLMNCLERFSVDEVLSSKQGLFAHVTYHFATELSVNAEMQAYSMAIITALKELVQINPLYSEEIKLFLNRQSMDDPGRLSDFAANLTSSDGPELQQILETFDVRKRIDKVLVLLKKELEVSRLQTKISKQIEAKVSKQQRDFFLREQLKEIKKELGLEKEGKTSEIEKFQKRLQKLILTEEAQKTIDEEIEKLRLLDPSSPEYTVSRNYLDWLTILPWGKYGKDSYDLARARKVLDRDHYGLKDVKDRILEFIAVGKMKGDISGSIICLVGPPGVGKTSVGKSIASALNRSFYRFSLGGMRDEAEIKGHRRTYIGAMPGRFIQAMKSAGTANPLLMLDEIDKIGASFQGDPASALLEVLDPEQNATFRDHYLDVPFDLSNVLFVATANTLDTIPAPLLDRMEIIRLSGYILEEKLEIARRYLIPKALKNHGLKKSQITIRKDALRTIIDGYAREAGVRSLENLIKKIMRKATMAFAEGQTERITIGKQNIEEYLGKPIFTKEELFEGVPGVVTGLAWTAMGGATLQIEATAMPSKNKGFKQTGQLGNVMVESSEIAYSYVMAHLQEYGIDADFFDKHFIHLHVPAGATPKDGPSAGVTMTTALLSMISGKPVVKKLGMTGELTLTGRVLPIGGVKEKTIAVRRAGLTKIIFPEENRKNFDELPDYLKEGLEVHFAQDYRDVYRVAFGEV, encoded by the coding sequence ATGAGCGACGAACAGGAAACACCTGAAAACATTCCCCCTGTTTTCGATAGTGCAGACGGCCTGACAGACCCCGAAGAAGGGCATGACGAATTTGAAAACCAGGATGCCCTGGTTTTGGCAAGCGATGCATTGCCGCCAACCCTGCCCATCATCTTGCTGCGACCTCGGCCTGCCTTTCCCGGCACTCTGGTACCCATGGTGCTAAGCGGGAAACAACAGCTGGCCATGGCCCAGCGGGCCTCCGAAAGCCCGACCAAAACCATCGGTTTTGTACTGGCCAAAGACCCGGAAGAACCCGATTCCGAAGAGAATATGTATCAAGTCGGTGTGGTCGGCAAGATCATGAAGGTCTTGCACACGGACGAAAACAGCATTCATCTGCTGATGAACTGCCTGGAGCGGTTCAGTGTCGATGAGGTTCTATCCTCCAAGCAGGGACTGTTTGCCCACGTCACTTACCATTTTGCTACCGAGTTGTCGGTCAACGCCGAGATGCAGGCCTATTCCATGGCCATCATCACCGCCCTCAAGGAGCTGGTGCAGATCAACCCCCTCTACTCGGAGGAGATCAAGCTGTTTCTCAACCGGCAGAGCATGGATGATCCGGGTCGGTTGTCCGACTTCGCCGCCAACCTCACCTCCAGCGACGGGCCGGAGCTACAGCAGATTCTCGAAACCTTCGATGTTCGAAAACGCATCGATAAGGTTTTGGTGCTATTGAAAAAGGAGTTGGAAGTCTCCCGCTTGCAGACCAAGATCTCCAAGCAGATTGAAGCCAAGGTCTCTAAACAACAGCGGGATTTTTTCCTTCGCGAACAGCTCAAAGAAATCAAGAAAGAGCTCGGGTTGGAAAAAGAAGGCAAGACCAGCGAAATCGAAAAATTCCAGAAACGCTTGCAGAAACTGATTCTTACCGAAGAAGCTCAAAAGACCATCGACGAAGAGATCGAAAAACTTCGTCTATTGGATCCGTCCTCACCCGAGTACACCGTTTCCCGGAACTACCTCGACTGGCTGACCATCCTGCCCTGGGGCAAGTACGGCAAGGATTCCTACGACCTGGCCCGGGCCAGAAAAGTTCTCGACCGGGATCATTACGGCCTCAAGGACGTCAAGGACCGGATTCTCGAGTTCATCGCCGTCGGCAAAATGAAGGGCGATATTTCCGGTTCGATCATTTGCCTGGTCGGCCCCCCCGGGGTCGGCAAGACCTCCGTCGGTAAAAGCATCGCCAGTGCCCTGAATCGGTCCTTCTATCGTTTTTCTCTGGGCGGCATGCGGGACGAAGCGGAAATCAAGGGGCATCGCCGAACCTATATCGGCGCCATGCCCGGCCGTTTTATTCAGGCCATGAAAAGTGCCGGCACCGCCAATCCCCTGCTGATGCTGGACGAGATCGACAAGATCGGCGCCTCCTTTCAGGGTGACCCGGCCTCGGCTTTACTCGAAGTCCTCGACCCGGAGCAAAACGCCACCTTCCGCGACCACTACCTGGACGTTCCCTTCGATCTGTCCAACGTGCTGTTCGTAGCTACGGCCAATACCCTCGATACGATTCCGGCTCCCCTTCTCGACCGCATGGAGATCATCCGTCTGTCCGGTTATATCCTCGAGGAAAAACTGGAAATCGCCCGTCGCTACCTGATCCCCAAGGCCTTGAAAAACCACGGCCTGAAAAAGTCCCAGATCACGATACGTAAGGACGCTCTACGTACCATTATCGACGGCTATGCCCGTGAAGCCGGTGTGCGCTCTCTGGAGAATTTGATCAAGAAAATCATGCGCAAAGCGACCATGGCCTTTGCCGAGGGGCAAACGGAGCGCATCACCATCGGCAAACAGAATATTGAGGAATATCTGGGCAAACCGATCTTCACCAAGGAAGAGCTCTTCGAAGGGGTCCCGGGGGTCGTTACCGGGCTGGCCTGGACGGCTATGGGCGGGGCCACCCTGCAAATCGAAGCGACGGCTATGCCGAGCAAAAACAAGGGTTTTAAGCAGACCGGACAACTGGGCAACGTCATGGTCGAGAGCAGTGAGATCGCCTATTCCTATGTGATGGCTCACCTCCAGGAATACGGGATCGATGCGGATTTCTTCGACAAACACTTCATCCACCTGCACGTGCCGGCTGGTGCCACGCCCAAGGACGGCCCTTCGGCCGGGGTTACCATGACCACCGCCCTGCTGTCGATGATCTCCGGAAAACCGGTGGTGAAAAAACTCGGCATGACCGGCGAGCTGACTCTTACCGGCCGCGTACTGCCCATCGGCGGCGTGAAAGAAAAAACCATCGCCGTACGCCGGGCCGGTCTGACCAAGATCATCTTCCCCGAAGAAAACCGTAAAAACTTTGACGAACTGCCCGATTATCTAAAAGAGGGACTCGAAGTCCATTTCGCCCAGGATTACCGGGACGTCTATCGGGTCGCTTTTGGCGAGGTTTGA
- the gspL gene encoding type II secretion system protein GspL: MDKRFIGIDIDRGWVRLAIAGHDTDGPHLLATDKRPWSDQEELRQALGELTGDTRIYGDRLAAALPAAAGFSRWLDYPFADPKKIEEALQFAMAAQLPVADQECMIVTHFRQPEDEGCRVAASAVPEAAIAAFLEPFEAEQIPLQLLDVAPFAMPPALAEREEMAIVVLLREEETVIALLQQGHTVDYRLFSQIPNGPERSPWLLQQSRMLQAQHRLGGLPLYLIGSQADPILVEGLRQLGQQAEIPEWTLEGQPVAAEFLPAVTLAWRALRSDREDGGNFRRGNFALKGEWAALKKKMLIAGAILALTLAIAGGSAWLGYAHKAKRVEALQQQLTTLFRNTLPKAPTIVDIPLQMRQAIGQLRNRGRLLGVDSNDSALAVLQEISVRMPKDIRVDIGHFNYSADGLRLEGSTDSYDNINRIARNLEQSPLFSEAQISDAKTSIDNKGIDFRLNLTFIGGGKP, from the coding sequence ATGGACAAACGATTTATCGGCATCGACATCGACCGGGGCTGGGTACGGCTGGCCATTGCCGGTCACGACACAGACGGCCCGCACCTCCTCGCGACCGACAAGCGCCCTTGGTCCGACCAGGAGGAGCTGCGTCAAGCTCTGGGCGAATTAACCGGGGACACCCGCATCTACGGCGACCGACTGGCTGCGGCCCTGCCTGCCGCTGCCGGGTTTTCCCGCTGGCTTGATTATCCTTTTGCCGATCCGAAAAAAATCGAGGAGGCCCTCCAGTTCGCTATGGCCGCACAGTTGCCTGTCGCCGATCAGGAGTGCATGATTGTGACCCATTTCCGGCAACCGGAAGATGAAGGCTGCCGGGTGGCCGCCAGCGCCGTGCCGGAAGCGGCAATAGCGGCATTTTTAGAGCCTTTCGAGGCCGAGCAAATCCCCCTGCAGCTACTCGATGTGGCTCCCTTCGCCATGCCGCCGGCTCTGGCCGAGCGTGAGGAAATGGCTATCGTGGTCCTGCTGCGTGAGGAGGAAACCGTTATCGCCCTGTTGCAACAGGGGCATACTGTTGACTATCGACTCTTTTCACAGATTCCCAACGGTCCGGAGCGATCTCCCTGGCTGCTACAGCAGAGCCGCATGTTGCAAGCCCAGCACCGATTAGGCGGGCTCCCCCTCTACCTAATCGGCTCCCAAGCAGACCCGATCCTTGTAGAAGGCTTACGCCAGCTGGGGCAACAAGCGGAAATCCCCGAATGGACGCTGGAAGGCCAACCGGTGGCCGCCGAATTTCTGCCGGCAGTGACTCTGGCCTGGCGTGCCCTGCGCTCTGATCGGGAAGACGGCGGCAACTTCCGCCGCGGCAACTTTGCTCTCAAGGGAGAATGGGCGGCGCTGAAGAAAAAAATGTTGATAGCCGGTGCCATCCTGGCCCTGACCCTGGCCATCGCCGGCGGTTCCGCGTGGCTCGGGTACGCCCACAAAGCGAAACGGGTCGAAGCCCTGCAACAACAGTTAACGACCCTTTTTCGAAACACTCTGCCCAAAGCTCCAACCATCGTTGATATTCCTCTGCAGATGCGTCAGGCCATCGGACAGTTGCGCAACAGGGGGCGACTGCTCGGAGTCGACAGCAACGATTCAGCCCTGGCCGTCTTGCAGGAAATATCTGTTCGTATGCCCAAAGACATCCGCGTGGACATCGGCCACTTTAACTACAGTGCCGACGGTCTGCGCCTGGAAGGCTCCACCGATTCCTACGATAATATCAACCGCATCGCCCGCAACCTGGAACAGTCGCCTCTGTTCAGCGAAGCCCAGATCAGCGACGCCAAGACCAGCATCGACAATAAAGGTATCGATTTTCGGCTCAACCTCACCTTTATCGGGGGGGGCAAACCATGA
- the gspK gene encoding type II secretion system minor pseudopilin GspK, with translation MNRLREEQGTVLLLVLVVITLLTALLSDFAFSTLVDLRLAESFRDRTKAYYLAKGGVRFGRMLLQEDNNDHDSRDETWAQAISGYPVGDGVVSISIEDHDGRLNLNRLVTSQGNTDVVIKERLIRLFERLEINEGADLTAALIDWLDPDDDPEDLGAEKDYYLGLANPYQVKNSAFDELPELLKVRGFSPEIYKQLAPHVTIWGDRLVNVNTASRELLLALAAEMESEAADAIINARQQSPLTAIRQLKDLPEMEQSYGFIFRYIKVSSSSYRVTAWAETGAGISTLKADIKKDGNQILYFKVD, from the coding sequence ATGAATCGCCTGCGAGAGGAACAGGGCACGGTCCTTTTATTGGTACTGGTAGTGATTACTTTGCTCACCGCCCTGCTCAGCGATTTCGCTTTCTCGACCCTGGTCGACTTGCGCCTGGCGGAAAGTTTTCGCGATCGAACTAAAGCCTATTATCTGGCGAAGGGCGGGGTTCGTTTCGGCCGTATGCTGTTGCAAGAGGACAACAATGACCATGATAGCCGGGATGAAACCTGGGCCCAGGCCATCAGCGGCTATCCGGTGGGCGACGGCGTCGTCTCCATCAGCATCGAGGATCACGACGGCCGTCTCAACCTCAACCGATTGGTCACCAGCCAGGGCAACACCGATGTTGTGATCAAAGAACGCCTGATTCGCCTTTTTGAAAGGCTGGAAATTAACGAGGGCGCCGATCTGACTGCGGCCCTGATCGACTGGCTCGACCCGGATGACGACCCCGAAGATCTGGGAGCCGAAAAGGATTATTATCTGGGGCTGGCGAACCCTTACCAGGTTAAGAACAGCGCCTTCGACGAGCTGCCGGAACTGCTCAAAGTCCGAGGCTTTTCTCCGGAGATTTATAAACAACTCGCTCCCCATGTCACCATCTGGGGCGACCGGCTGGTTAATGTGAATACGGCCAGCCGAGAGTTGCTGCTGGCTCTGGCCGCCGAAATGGAATCGGAGGCGGCAGACGCTATCATAAACGCCCGTCAGCAGTCGCCCTTAACGGCGATTCGACAGCTCAAGGATCTTCCGGAAATGGAACAAAGCTATGGTTTCATCTTCCGGTACATCAAGGTCAGCAGTTCCAGCTATCGCGTGACGGCCTGGGCCGAGACCGGCGCCGGTATAAGTACCCTGAAGGCCGACATTAAAAAGGACGGAAACCAAATCCTCTATTTTAAGGTTGATTGA
- a CDS encoding type II secretion system protein GspJ, whose product MTDKGFTLIEMLIAVTVSALLLTTTYGIVSSVSRTRDRLSSDGESFHLARVINERMARELRGAYYSATSANSLFAGGQDENGATFLQLATTAATPASGGSGIVVVRYRLAEETDGEKVLLRDEYPLNNQPASERPEKRLAAGIENLQLRFRRGTDWQPEWRSSEQAGLPDLVELTLTVKGADGLLPFLTAIELAPLQKSL is encoded by the coding sequence ATGACCGACAAAGGCTTTACCCTCATAGAAATGCTCATCGCGGTAACGGTCAGCGCCCTGTTGTTGACCACGACCTATGGTATTGTCAGTTCGGTCAGTCGCACCCGCGACCGCCTCAGCAGCGACGGCGAAAGCTTTCATTTGGCTCGCGTGATTAACGAACGCATGGCGAGGGAGCTGCGCGGCGCCTACTACAGTGCTACATCCGCAAACAGCCTTTTCGCCGGTGGCCAGGACGAGAACGGTGCCACTTTCCTGCAACTGGCGACTACTGCCGCCACCCCCGCTTCCGGCGGCAGCGGCATTGTTGTGGTTCGCTACCGATTAGCCGAAGAGACGGATGGTGAAAAAGTCCTGCTACGGGACGAGTATCCGCTCAATAATCAACCGGCCAGCGAAAGACCGGAAAAACGATTGGCAGCCGGAATTGAAAATCTGCAATTGCGATTTCGCCGTGGAACAGATTGGCAACCGGAATGGCGCAGCTCAGAACAAGCCGGGCTGCCCGATTTGGTGGAGCTCACCTTGACGGTCAAAGGGGCCGACGGATTGTTGCCCTTTTTGACGGCCATTGAGCTGGCCCCCTTACAGAAAAGCCTATGA